In Stutzerimonas stutzeri, a genomic segment contains:
- a CDS encoding energy transducer TonB, producing the protein MVRGLTRVGLSFIAACVVALLLFALMLNMVSPPRSEVTDDPVAIANFVRMDNRNESAATRSRQQAPQPPQPKSPQTPTPPTPSMTSPSANLPKLDLPLPNIDTGVSVASAPAPSLAGLTAASAPAAPPAPAAPSAAETAGQSGPEQEVMPLNDVRPEYPYRARQRGIEGHIKLAFTITAAGKVENIRVLDASPPNVFDREARRAAARWRFAPRTENGSAVSREAVKTLHFRLQGER; encoded by the coding sequence CGTTGCTGCTGTTTGCGCTGATGTTGAACATGGTCAGTCCGCCCCGTAGCGAGGTAACGGACGATCCAGTGGCCATCGCCAACTTCGTGCGCATGGACAACCGCAACGAAAGCGCCGCGACGCGCTCGCGGCAGCAGGCTCCGCAACCACCGCAGCCGAAGTCACCGCAGACACCCACGCCGCCGACACCGAGCATGACCAGTCCGAGTGCCAATCTGCCCAAGCTCGATCTGCCGCTGCCGAACATCGATACCGGCGTGTCGGTCGCCAGCGCGCCAGCGCCCAGCCTTGCGGGTTTGACGGCCGCATCTGCCCCGGCAGCGCCCCCGGCACCAGCGGCCCCTTCGGCCGCCGAGACGGCAGGCCAGTCCGGCCCCGAGCAGGAAGTCATGCCGCTTAACGACGTCCGTCCCGAGTACCCTTATCGGGCACGTCAGCGCGGCATCGAAGGCCATATCAAGCTCGCCTTCACCATCACGGCAGCGGGCAAGGTCGAAAATATCCGGGTATTGGACGCCTCGCCGCCGAATGTTTTCGACCGCGAGGCACGTCGTGCCGCCGCTCGCTGGCGCTTTGCGCCGCGTACCGAAAATGGCTCCGCGGTATCGCGCGAAGCCGTCAAAACTTTGCATTTCCGCCTGCAAGGAGAACGCTGA
- a CDS encoding tetratricopeptide repeat protein: MPRLLLLISLLFAVSVQAAQSIDPAVFKALERAQSAQEKGDYVAARRALQQAEAKPRSAEQALLWRSEAYLAWAEGNNRQALELLDRAIASGKLDETMLPNERLNLAKLNLIERRYAKVISLLGSPAQASEEVLQMLVQAYQGLGQHAKALPLAERYVQANPNAADTWLQFLVAGNAELKRYETAERWQSRLLARHPDQVKSWRQLAGLQQMAGDEDKALATLRAAHAKGLRFSEAELDNLVLLAGAAGQPWQGAKLLQGMLESRLLSSDAKRRERLGMLWWQARERSEAAQIYRDLASQSGSAKFWLNVAQLELEQARWQAGLDALKQAERAGAERRKVRAWRDWAEGELSFERQRQIASVR, from the coding sequence ATGCCCCGTTTGCTGTTACTGATCTCATTGTTGTTCGCTGTATCGGTTCAAGCCGCCCAGAGCATCGATCCAGCGGTTTTCAAGGCGCTGGAACGTGCCCAGAGCGCGCAGGAGAAGGGCGACTACGTCGCTGCACGTCGTGCCCTCCAACAGGCCGAGGCCAAGCCACGCAGCGCGGAGCAAGCATTGCTATGGCGCAGTGAGGCCTATCTGGCCTGGGCTGAAGGCAACAACCGACAAGCGCTCGAACTGCTCGACAGGGCGATCGCCAGCGGCAAGCTGGACGAGACGATGTTGCCGAACGAGCGGCTCAACCTGGCGAAACTCAATCTGATCGAACGCCGCTATGCCAAGGTGATCAGCCTGCTGGGTTCGCCTGCCCAGGCAAGCGAAGAAGTTCTGCAAATGCTGGTCCAGGCCTATCAGGGGCTCGGGCAGCACGCCAAGGCGCTGCCGTTGGCAGAGCGCTATGTTCAGGCGAACCCCAACGCGGCCGATACCTGGTTGCAGTTCCTGGTGGCGGGCAACGCCGAGCTGAAGCGCTACGAGACCGCCGAGCGCTGGCAAAGCCGGCTGCTTGCGCGGCATCCGGATCAGGTCAAGAGCTGGCGCCAGTTGGCGGGCTTGCAGCAGATGGCGGGTGACGAGGACAAGGCGCTCGCGACCCTGCGTGCCGCCCACGCCAAGGGACTGCGTTTCAGCGAAGCTGAGCTGGACAACCTGGTGCTTCTGGCAGGTGCGGCCGGCCAGCCCTGGCAGGGCGCAAAGTTGCTGCAAGGTATGCTTGAGTCGCGCCTTCTATCCAGCGATGCCAAGCGGCGCGAGCGCTTGGGTATGCTCTGGTGGCAGGCACGCGAGCGCTCGGAAGCGGCGCAGATCTACCGCGACCTGGCGAGCCAGTCCGGCAGCGCCAAGTTCTGGCTGAATGTTGCCCAGCTGGAGCTGGAGCAAGCCCGCTGGCAGGCAGGCCTTGATGCGCTGAAACAGGCTGAGCGCGCCGGCGCCGAGCGGCGCAAGGTGCGGGCCTGGCGGGACTGGGCCGAAGGTGAACTGAGCTTCGAACGGCAGCGCCAAATTGCCAGTGTTCGCTAA
- a CDS encoding DUF3299 domain-containing protein gives MSRLLFATLLSLAVPFAAADVRELQWSDLIPADAPPPPPPMAMHDMSQLADALAAEAGPAAAQQSPVEPVVEELDGVQVKLPGYIVPLDIGEDGRVTEFLLVPYFGACIHVPPPPSNQIVHATSELGVKVDELYQPFWIEGPLKVEHASSELAEAGYRMEAQKIYLYELE, from the coding sequence ATGTCTCGCCTGTTATTCGCCACCCTGCTCAGCCTTGCGGTTCCCTTCGCCGCCGCCGATGTCCGTGAGCTGCAGTGGTCGGACCTGATTCCGGCAGACGCCCCACCACCTCCGCCACCGATGGCGATGCACGATATGTCGCAGCTGGCCGATGCGCTCGCCGCCGAAGCGGGCCCAGCAGCGGCTCAGCAGTCACCTGTCGAGCCGGTCGTGGAAGAACTCGATGGCGTGCAGGTCAAGCTGCCGGGGTATATCGTGCCGCTGGACATCGGCGAGGACGGGCGGGTGACCGAGTTTTTACTGGTGCCCTACTTCGGCGCCTGCATCCACGTGCCACCGCCGCCGTCGAACCAGATCGTCCACGCCACCAGCGAGCTGGGGGTCAAGGTGGATGAGTTGTATCAGCCGTTCTGGATCGAAGGCCCGCTGAAAGTCGAGCACGCCAGCAGCGAACTGGCCGAAGCGGGCTATCGCATGGAAGCCCAGAAGATCTATCTCTACGAGCTGGAGTGA
- a CDS encoding ABC transporter permease — MYLLRLALASLNNRRFTALLTVFAIALSVCLLLAVERVRTEARASFASTISGTDLIVGARSGSVNLLLYSVFRIGNATNNIRWDSFEHFAQHPQVSWAIPISLGDSHRGYRVMGTSSAYFEHYRYWRKQPLQLAQGRPFGEDPFEVVLGAEVAEALKYKLDDQLVLAHGVATVSLVKHDDKPFRVVGILRRTGTPVDRTLHINLAGMEALHIDWQNGMPARGAARIDAEQARHMDLQPKQITAFMLGLNSKIATFSLQREINQYRSEPLLAILPGVALQELWSLMGTAEKALFVVSLFVVLTGLIGMLTAILTSLNERRREMAILRSVGARPWHIASLLMLEAFSLALAGVLSGLLLLYIAIAAAQGPLQSHYGLYLPLALPSAYEWSLLAGILLAGLLMGGVPAWRAYRQSLADGLSIRL; from the coding sequence ATGTACCTGCTGCGCCTGGCCTTGGCGAGCCTGAACAACCGCCGCTTCACCGCCCTGCTCACCGTCTTCGCCATTGCCCTCTCGGTATGCCTGCTGTTGGCCGTCGAGCGCGTGCGCACCGAAGCCCGTGCCAGTTTCGCCAGTACCATCAGCGGCACGGATCTGATCGTCGGTGCCCGTTCCGGCTCGGTGAATCTGTTGCTGTATTCGGTGTTCCGCATCGGCAACGCCACCAACAACATCCGCTGGGACAGTTTCGAGCACTTCGCCCAGCATCCCCAGGTCAGCTGGGCCATTCCCATATCGCTGGGTGACTCCCATCGCGGCTATCGAGTCATGGGCACCAGCAGCGCCTACTTCGAGCACTATCGCTACTGGCGTAAGCAACCGCTGCAACTCGCGCAAGGTCGGCCGTTCGGCGAGGATCCGTTCGAAGTGGTGCTGGGCGCCGAAGTGGCCGAGGCATTGAAATACAAGCTGGACGACCAATTGGTGCTGGCGCACGGCGTCGCCACGGTCAGCCTGGTCAAGCATGACGACAAGCCGTTTCGCGTGGTCGGCATCCTCCGGCGCACCGGCACACCGGTGGATCGCACGTTGCATATCAATCTGGCCGGTATGGAAGCGCTGCACATCGACTGGCAGAACGGCATGCCGGCCCGCGGCGCGGCGCGCATCGACGCCGAACAGGCGCGTCATATGGATTTGCAACCCAAGCAGATCACCGCCTTTATGCTCGGCCTCAACAGCAAGATCGCCACCTTCAGCCTGCAGCGCGAAATCAACCAGTATCGCAGCGAGCCGCTGCTGGCAATTCTCCCGGGCGTCGCCCTGCAAGAGCTCTGGAGCCTGATGGGCACAGCGGAAAAGGCCCTGTTCGTGGTATCGCTGTTCGTCGTACTGACCGGATTGATCGGCATGCTCACGGCAATCCTGACCAGCCTCAACGAGCGGCGTCGGGAAATGGCGATTCTGCGCTCGGTGGGAGCCCGACCCTGGCATATCGCAAGCCTACTAATGCTCGAGGCATTCAGCCTGGCGCTGGCAGGCGTGCTGTCCGGACTGCTGTTGTTGTACATCGCGATTGCGGCCGCGCAAGGTCCGCTGCAGAGTCACTACGGACTCTATCTGCCGCTGGCCCTACCCAGCGCCTATGAGTGGTCATTGCTTGCCGGCATACTGCTCGCCGGGCTGCTGATGGGTGGCGTGCCGGCCTGGCGCGCCTACCGACAGTCCCTGGCCGACGGCCTGTCGATCAGACTATGA
- a CDS encoding ABC transporter ATP-binding protein — protein sequence MTAPLLDLHQLGFAWPGQAELLDIPSFKLERNQSLFLKGPSGSGKTTLLGLIGGVHKAQRGTVRLLGSDLASLSAGARDCFRVDHTGYIFQQFNLLPFLSVAENVGLPCHFSKARAERARQRHGSVAQATASLLQHLGLPRNLLDRRAEALSIGQQQRVAAARALIGQPELVIADEPTSALDADSREAFLQLLFAECREAGSSLLFVSHDQSLAPLFDRSLSLTDLNRAARAPEI from the coding sequence ATGACCGCACCGTTGCTCGATCTCCACCAACTGGGTTTTGCCTGGCCCGGCCAGGCAGAACTGCTCGACATCCCCAGCTTCAAGCTGGAACGAAACCAGAGCCTGTTTCTCAAAGGCCCGTCCGGTAGCGGCAAGACCACCTTGCTCGGCCTGATCGGCGGTGTGCATAAAGCGCAGCGTGGGACGGTTCGCCTGCTCGGCAGCGATCTCGCGTCGCTCTCGGCCGGCGCGCGAGACTGTTTTCGCGTCGACCACACCGGCTATATCTTCCAGCAATTCAACCTGCTGCCCTTTCTCTCGGTGGCCGAGAATGTAGGCCTGCCCTGTCACTTCTCGAAGGCTCGCGCCGAGCGCGCGCGTCAGCGGCATGGCAGCGTTGCGCAGGCAACGGCAAGCCTGCTCCAGCATCTCGGACTGCCCAGGAACCTGCTCGATCGACGTGCCGAAGCATTGTCGATCGGACAGCAACAGCGCGTCGCTGCGGCACGCGCGCTGATCGGTCAGCCGGAGCTGGTGATCGCCGACGAGCCCACCTCGGCGCTCGATGCCGACAGTCGAGAAGCCTTCCTGCAGCTGCTCTTCGCCGAATGCCGGGAGGCCGGTTCGAGCCTGTTGTTTGTCAGCCACGACCAGAGCCTGGCGCCGTTGTTCGACCGCAGCCTTTCATTGACAGACCTCAATCGCGCCGCTCGCGCCCCGGAGATATAG
- a CDS encoding DUF2796 domain-containing protein has product MRRLLLALPFALLPGFVLAAEQHDHDHHHHDSLGAHEHGAAELDAALDGSMLDIELRSPAMNLVGFEHAPSSETDKRTIAAARKRLEQPGTLFGLPAAADCKLAETELESPLFEGATHDDAHEHEHEHDGDHESQHSDIHAHYHFDCTTPQMLQALDLQELFKAFPGTKKIQAQLIGPNGQRGAQLDSSQPRATF; this is encoded by the coding sequence ATGCGCCGTCTGCTGCTCGCCCTGCCCTTTGCTCTGCTGCCCGGTTTCGTTCTGGCCGCCGAGCAGCATGATCATGATCACCACCACCATGACAGCCTAGGCGCCCATGAGCACGGCGCTGCCGAGCTGGACGCCGCGCTGGATGGCTCGATGCTGGACATAGAACTCCGTAGCCCGGCGATGAACCTGGTGGGCTTCGAACACGCACCGAGCAGCGAAACGGACAAGCGTACGATCGCCGCCGCCCGCAAGCGCCTGGAGCAACCTGGCACCCTGTTTGGTCTGCCAGCCGCGGCAGACTGCAAGCTGGCCGAAACCGAGCTGGAAAGCCCACTGTTCGAAGGCGCGACTCATGACGACGCGCATGAGCATGAGCATGAGCATGACGGCGACCATGAAAGCCAGCACAGCGACATCCACGCTCATTACCACTTTGATTGCACCACGCCCCAAATGCTGCAAGCGCTTGATCTGCAGGAGCTGTTCAAGGCATTCCCCGGCACTAAAAAAATCCAGGCACAGCTGATCGGCCCGAACGGTCAACGCGGTGCGCAACTCGACTCCAGCCAGCCACGCGCGACGTTCTGA
- the ypfJ gene encoding KPN_02809 family neutral zinc metallopeptidase encodes MRWKKARRSDNVVDARGRSGGIGGGRLSLAGVAIVVVIGLLSGQDPMQILGQLANQTGSAPTQQSSTPARGDAPQVAFVQAILGDTEDTWQALFQQSGEQYRDPTLVLFRGGVSSACGFASSAGGPFYCPGDQQVYLDLQFFDEMASRFSVAGDFAQAYVIAHEVGHHVQTLLGVSQQMQAARQRGARMEGDNGLLVRQELQADCFAGVWAYHAQQRHEWLEEGDLEEALNAANAIGDDRLQKQSQGRVVPDAFTHGTSAQRVKWFRTGFDNGDPTRCDTFQTQRL; translated from the coding sequence ATGCGTTGGAAGAAGGCGCGTCGCAGCGACAACGTGGTGGATGCCAGAGGTCGCAGCGGCGGCATCGGTGGCGGGCGCCTGAGCCTGGCGGGCGTCGCGATCGTGGTGGTGATCGGGTTGTTGTCCGGCCAGGACCCCATGCAGATCCTCGGCCAGCTGGCCAATCAGACCGGCTCGGCACCGACCCAGCAAAGCAGCACACCAGCGCGCGGCGACGCCCCGCAAGTGGCCTTCGTCCAGGCGATTCTGGGCGATACCGAGGATACCTGGCAGGCATTGTTTCAGCAGTCCGGCGAGCAGTACCGCGACCCGACACTGGTACTCTTCCGCGGCGGTGTCAGTTCCGCCTGCGGGTTCGCAAGTTCCGCAGGCGGCCCTTTCTATTGCCCGGGCGATCAGCAGGTGTACCTCGATCTGCAGTTCTTCGATGAAATGGCCTCGCGCTTCTCCGTCGCCGGGGATTTCGCCCAGGCCTATGTCATCGCGCACGAGGTCGGCCATCACGTCCAGACGTTGCTAGGGGTCTCGCAGCAGATGCAGGCCGCACGTCAGCGCGGGGCCCGTATGGAAGGGGATAATGGCTTACTGGTTCGCCAGGAATTGCAGGCCGATTGCTTCGCCGGCGTCTGGGCATACCATGCCCAACAGCGTCATGAATGGCTTGAGGAAGGGGACCTGGAGGAGGCGCTGAATGCCGCCAACGCTATCGGCGATGACCGGTTGCAAAAGCAGAGTCAGGGCCGCGTGGTGCCGGATGCGTTCACCCACGGTACGTCTGCGCAACGGGTGAAATGGTTCCGCACCGGATTCGACAACGGCGACCCGACCCGCTGCGATACTTTCCAGACGCAGCGCCTGTAA
- a CDS encoding DUF4345 domain-containing protein, which produces MRFARFVLVVQAVIMIGFSLAYWLRPYEMANLNGMLLMETASVSHMRVYYGGLQLGLALFLLWAIRGPERARAALVMLVITMLALAAGRLGSLWLDGGELIGFDLASLIYRICAALLAAVALLVMRERVAPEALAERVEPPTRRLVDEPPQPFRRGDAQPEPDTSFGPMPQPFRPDDPAP; this is translated from the coding sequence ATGCGTTTTGCTCGTTTCGTTCTGGTTGTCCAGGCCGTGATCATGATCGGTTTCAGCCTCGCCTACTGGCTGCGCCCTTATGAGATGGCCAATCTGAACGGGATGCTGTTGATGGAGACCGCCTCGGTCAGCCATATGCGCGTCTATTACGGCGGGTTGCAGTTGGGCCTGGCGCTGTTCCTGCTTTGGGCTATCCGCGGGCCGGAGCGTGCAAGGGCGGCGCTGGTCATGCTGGTAATCACCATGCTAGCACTGGCCGCTGGACGGCTAGGGTCATTGTGGCTCGATGGCGGCGAACTGATCGGTTTCGATCTGGCCTCGCTGATCTATCGGATCTGTGCCGCACTACTTGCCGCGGTTGCGCTGCTGGTCATGCGCGAGCGGGTGGCGCCCGAGGCGCTGGCGGAACGGGTCGAGCCGCCGACCCGTAGGCTAGTGGACGAACCGCCGCAGCCGTTCCGTCGGGGCGATGCTCAACCGGAGCCGGACACGTCGTTCGGGCCGATGCCGCAGCCGTTCCGCCCCGACGATCCAGCACCCTGA
- a CDS encoding response regulator transcription factor — protein MRILVIEDNRDILANVLDYLELKGFVVDCAQDGLSGLHLAATEHYDLIVLDTMLPGIDGYQVCKRLRDDAGRDTPIIMLTARDALADRLQGLGAGADDYLIKPFALSELVARIEAILRRSQGSRKNKLQVGDLQYDLDTLQAARAGQSLRLNPIGHKLLTILMQRSPAVVRREQLEEALWGEDIPDSDSLRSHIHQLRQVLDKPFDKPLLHTVHGVGFRLAEIDHAG, from the coding sequence ATGCGCATCCTCGTCATCGAAGACAACCGAGACATTCTGGCTAACGTCCTGGATTACCTCGAGCTCAAGGGTTTCGTGGTCGATTGCGCCCAGGATGGCCTCAGCGGCCTACATTTGGCCGCCACCGAGCACTATGACCTGATCGTGCTGGACACCATGCTGCCGGGCATCGATGGCTATCAGGTCTGCAAGCGTCTGCGCGACGACGCGGGGCGCGACACCCCCATCATCATGCTCACCGCGCGGGATGCGCTCGCCGATCGACTGCAGGGGCTGGGTGCAGGCGCCGACGATTATCTAATCAAGCCCTTCGCACTGTCGGAGCTGGTTGCGCGCATCGAGGCGATCCTGCGACGCAGCCAGGGTTCGCGCAAAAACAAGCTGCAGGTAGGCGATCTGCAATACGACCTCGACACGCTGCAAGCTGCTCGCGCCGGCCAATCGCTGCGGCTGAACCCCATCGGCCACAAATTACTGACAATCCTCATGCAAAGGAGCCCGGCGGTGGTGCGCCGCGAGCAACTCGAAGAAGCCCTCTGGGGTGAGGATATTCCCGACAGTGACAGCCTGCGCAGTCACATTCATCAATTGCGTCAGGTACTCGACAAACCTTTCGACAAACCACTGCTGCACACCGTGCACGGCGTTGGTTTCCGGCTTGCGGAGATCGACCATGCTGGCTAA
- a CDS encoding class I SAM-dependent methyltransferase — protein sequence MSDSSPIELEFSRKYDREHARQYFNKHHDGLARRLSHWRDEQLARHALKLAGDPDLVLDLPCGAGRFWPLLAEHPSRMIFAADNSIDMLAIAEAAQPLEVVKRVETFQASAFAIDMSANAVDCIFCMRLLHHIADPVHRLVMLREFHRVSRDTVILSLWVDGNYKAWKRRRLERRRPAKENKNRFVVARPQIEAEFGEAGFDIVGHSDFLPGYAMWRVYVLRKGS from the coding sequence ATGAGCGATTCAAGCCCGATCGAACTGGAGTTCTCGCGCAAGTACGACCGCGAGCACGCCCGCCAATATTTCAACAAGCATCACGACGGCCTCGCCCGGCGTCTGTCTCATTGGCGTGACGAGCAGCTGGCTCGTCACGCGCTGAAGTTGGCCGGCGATCCCGATCTGGTCCTCGACCTGCCTTGTGGCGCCGGACGTTTCTGGCCGCTGCTGGCCGAGCATCCGAGCCGAATGATCTTCGCCGCGGATAACTCCATCGACATGCTGGCGATCGCCGAGGCCGCGCAGCCGCTGGAGGTGGTCAAACGAGTGGAAACTTTCCAGGCTTCGGCGTTTGCCATCGACATGAGCGCCAACGCGGTGGACTGCATCTTCTGCATGCGCCTGCTGCACCACATCGCCGATCCGGTGCATCGTCTGGTAATGTTGCGCGAGTTCCACCGGGTCAGCCGTGACACTGTGATCCTCTCGCTCTGGGTCGATGGCAACTATAAAGCCTGGAAGCGCAGGCGCCTCGAGCGCCGGCGTCCGGCCAAGGAAAATAAGAATAGGTTTGTCGTTGCGCGTCCGCAGATCGAAGCCGAGTTCGGTGAGGCCGGATTCGATATCGTCGGACACAGCGATTTTTTGCCCGGCTACGCGATGTGGCGGGTTTACGTGTTGCGCAAGGGGAGCTAA
- a CDS encoding diacylglycerol kinase: MKGRTGLSRIWYASGHSAAGLKAAYIGEAAFRQLVGLNLLLIPVAMMLNVSRVERAVLIAVVFLGLIVELLNSAIEATVDRISLELHPLSKQAKDMGSAAQMLALTLTVITWGVILL; encoded by the coding sequence ATGAAAGGACGTACCGGGCTTTCCAGGATTTGGTATGCCTCCGGCCACTCGGCAGCTGGGCTCAAGGCCGCCTACATAGGTGAGGCCGCGTTCAGACAGTTGGTGGGCCTCAATCTTCTACTGATACCGGTAGCAATGATGCTCAACGTCAGTCGCGTCGAGCGCGCCGTGCTGATCGCCGTGGTTTTTCTGGGCCTGATCGTCGAGCTACTCAACTCGGCGATCGAGGCGACAGTCGATCGCATTTCCCTCGAATTGCACCCGCTTTCCAAGCAGGCCAAGGACATGGGCAGCGCCGCGCAAATGCTGGCGCTGACCCTGACCGTCATCACCTGGGGCGTAATCCTGCTCTGA
- a CDS encoding LTA synthase family protein, whose translation MNTFQTSHGHRGTPGAPIGIGHHLLFTAAVALSLLLMFTLLRLGLLGYNRELIGSTPMPTFAEALVNGMRFDLRAVVFMLLPLLLAPLSMRVMAARRVLRVWLTALSSVAILLGLIELNFYAEFHQRLNSLVFQYLQEDPVTVLSMLWHGFPVLRLLGAWGLMSGLMYLLFRWLDRLTCPSMNTARPVRAAKLAWHWRGAVLLSLVLISVIAVRGTLRQGPPLRWGDAFTTDSMFANHLGLNASLSLYDAAKHRLSSDRDNAFKASMPAEHARDVTRSLLLGSHEHLVDADLAPVRRDYQPPAEGRLPVKNVVVILMESFAGRFVGALGSQDGITPNFDRLAEQGVLFDRFFSNGTHTHQGMFASMACFPNVPGFEYLMQTPEGGNRFSGLPQLLSARQFKDVYVYNGDFAWDNQLGFFSNQGMTRFIGRGDYVDPVVQDPTWGVSDQDMFGRALTELQQLDGEQPFYALLQTLSNHTPYALPKELPVEPVAGHGSLDQHLTAMRYSDWALGQFFDKARQMPWFNKTLFVILGDHGFGAPEELTEMDLFRFHVPMLLIAPGAQGAFGARRDVVGTQVDMVPTIMGRLGNEVRHQCWGRDLLALDADDRGFGFIKPSGSDQTVAMIRDDKILVQPDGLDPRLYRYSLGHNFKAERLDSPDARKVMGEQLQAYLQAATLGLLANTLGDRERVIKARGTVGATPEKLKPHAAPVKPPSATKG comes from the coding sequence ATGAATACTTTCCAAACGTCTCACGGCCATCGTGGGACGCCGGGCGCGCCCATCGGCATCGGCCATCATTTGCTCTTCACCGCGGCCGTCGCCTTGTCGCTCTTGCTGATGTTCACCCTGTTGCGCTTGGGCTTGCTCGGGTACAACCGCGAGCTAATCGGCAGCACACCCATGCCGACCTTTGCCGAGGCACTCGTCAACGGTATGCGCTTCGACTTGCGTGCCGTGGTGTTCATGTTGCTGCCGTTGCTGCTGGCACCGCTGAGCATGCGTGTGATGGCGGCCCGGCGGGTCCTTCGCGTCTGGCTGACTGCCCTGTCCAGCGTGGCGATCCTGCTTGGCCTGATCGAGCTGAATTTCTATGCCGAGTTCCACCAACGCCTCAACAGCCTGGTGTTTCAGTACCTTCAGGAAGATCCCGTCACCGTCCTGAGCATGCTCTGGCATGGCTTTCCGGTACTCAGACTGTTGGGCGCCTGGGGATTGATGAGCGGGCTTATGTATCTGCTGTTCAGGTGGTTGGACCGCCTGACATGCCCAAGCATGAACACTGCCAGGCCGGTGCGTGCAGCCAAGCTGGCCTGGCATTGGCGCGGGGCGGTGTTGCTGTCGCTGGTGCTGATCTCGGTGATTGCTGTGCGCGGCACGTTGCGCCAGGGCCCGCCGCTACGCTGGGGCGATGCCTTTACCACCGATTCGATGTTCGCCAACCACCTTGGCTTGAACGCATCGCTGAGCCTTTATGATGCGGCCAAGCACCGTTTATCCAGCGATCGGGACAACGCATTTAAGGCCAGCATGCCAGCGGAGCACGCCCGTGACGTCACTCGCAGCTTGCTGCTGGGCAGCCACGAGCATCTGGTCGATGCCGACCTCGCACCGGTACGCCGTGATTACCAGCCCCCCGCCGAGGGTCGACTGCCGGTGAAGAACGTGGTGGTCATCCTCATGGAGAGCTTCGCCGGACGCTTCGTTGGCGCGCTCGGGAGTCAGGATGGCATTACGCCGAATTTCGACCGTCTGGCCGAGCAAGGCGTACTGTTCGATCGCTTTTTCTCCAACGGGACCCATACTCACCAGGGGATGTTCGCCAGCATGGCGTGCTTCCCGAACGTGCCGGGGTTCGAGTACTTGATGCAGACGCCTGAAGGCGGAAACCGTTTTTCCGGCCTGCCGCAGTTGCTCAGTGCCCGCCAGTTCAAGGATGTGTACGTCTACAACGGTGATTTCGCCTGGGACAATCAGCTGGGCTTCTTCAGCAACCAGGGCATGACCCGCTTCATCGGACGCGGCGACTATGTCGATCCGGTGGTGCAGGACCCGACATGGGGCGTTTCCGACCAGGACATGTTTGGCCGCGCGCTCACGGAGCTCCAGCAGCTCGACGGTGAGCAACCTTTCTATGCGCTGCTTCAGACGCTGTCTAACCACACGCCTTACGCACTGCCCAAAGAGCTGCCGGTCGAGCCCGTCGCTGGCCATGGGTCGTTGGATCAGCACCTGACTGCCATGCGCTATTCAGACTGGGCGTTGGGGCAGTTCTTCGACAAGGCACGGCAAATGCCTTGGTTCAACAAAACCCTGTTCGTGATACTCGGTGATCATGGTTTTGGTGCGCCCGAGGAGCTGACCGAAATGGACCTGTTCCGCTTCCATGTGCCGATGCTGTTGATCGCACCCGGCGCCCAGGGAGCCTTCGGGGCTCGTCGTGATGTGGTCGGTACCCAGGTCGACATGGTGCCGACCATCATGGGCCGGCTGGGCAATGAAGTCCGTCACCAATGCTGGGGCCGCGACTTGCTCGCACTGGACGCGGATGACCGGGGCTTCGGCTTCATCAAACCGTCAGGGAGCGACCAGACCGTAGCGATGATCCGAGACGACAAGATACTGGTGCAGCCCGATGGGCTCGACCCGCGCCTCTACCGCTATAGCCTTGGCCACAACTTTAAGGCTGAACGGCTGGACTCGCCTGATGCCAGGAAGGTCATGGGCGAGCAACTACAAGCCTATCTGCAAGCCGCTACTCTAGGTCTACTGGCGAACACACTGGGCGACCGCGAGCGAGTGATCAAGGCACGCGGTACGGTGGGGGCAACGCCAGAAAAACTGAAGCCACACGCCGCGCCGGTGAAGCCGCCGTCAGCAACCAAGGGCTGA